The proteins below come from a single Beutenbergia cavernae DSM 12333 genomic window:
- a CDS encoding error-prone DNA polymerase: MSTTDGARYAELHAHSAFSFLDGASQPEALVAEAARLELDAVAITDHDGLYGVVRFAEAARALGMRSVFGAELSLDQRTPATGVPDPDATHLVVLARGPAGYHRLSRAIATAHLATGKKGERDYGHAVGLDPLEVLAEQAAGDWLVLTGCRKGAVRRALDGGADGADGAGGAGGAGSIAGAEHGERAAARELDRLVALFGRDNVAVELTDLGAPADSARCDTLADLAARAGLPVVATGGVHCAHPREGRLVDVLAAVRARRSLEEIDGWLPPAPAHLRSADEMLARHARHPQAVRTAAELGLECAFDLTLVAPRLPPHPVPPGYDEASWLRELTMRCARTRYGTRDERPDAYAIIDRELDIIVRLGFPGYFLIVHEIVDFCVQQGILCQGRGSAANSAVCYALGITAVDAVQHKLLFERFLSDGRSGPPDIDVDIESGRREEVIQFVYTRYGREHAAQVANVISYRPRSAVRDAARAFGYDVGQQDAWSKGIERWGTLRGPDPGNPDPAVKANATSTSSTSSSPSRATGTAAGPKIREKGVDTHDPAPPRHAPASAREMGEIPNHVLDVAEQMLRLPRHLGIHSGGMVLCHRPVIEVCPVEWATMPGRTVLQWDKDDCADAGLVKFDLLGLGMLTALRLAFEQVEATSGERLALHSLPQEDPKVYELLCAADTVGVFQVESRAQISTLPRLKPRNFYDIVVEVALIRPGPIQGNSVHPFIRRRNGKEKVTYLHPLLEGALSKTLGIPLFQEQLMQIAIDVAGFSGSEADQLRRAMGSKRSLEKMEALHERLLAGMADRGVPRDVGEQIYDKLKAFSDFGFPESHAFSFAYLVYASAWLKIHHPEAFFAGLLGAQPMGFYSPASLVADARRHGVVVRRASIADSAVHALVEHGAADHGAVGLVPRATQSSETWLVDAGKADARGAAAVDPALPLDPAADAEDADGGPSGRRFAVRLGLAPIRGIGEKTAERIVTERDRAPFADAQDLARRVRLTAAQLEALATAGALRCFGTSRREALWSAGALAGESGRVHLTSQGTVVQDVLGGTASGVAAPALPGMDAFEVASADVWATGLSPDRYPTEFVRPGLDAAGVRPVATLGGIENGARVEVGGVVTHRQRPGTAGGVTFLSLEDETGLLNVICSPGLWARYRQTALRSPALVVRGTVERADGVVNLMADGMRSLELRIPTQSRDFH, translated from the coding sequence GTGTCTACGACTGACGGTGCCCGGTACGCGGAGCTGCACGCCCACTCGGCGTTCAGCTTCCTCGACGGCGCGAGCCAACCCGAGGCGCTCGTGGCGGAGGCCGCGCGGCTCGAGCTGGACGCCGTGGCGATCACAGACCACGACGGCCTGTACGGCGTCGTCCGCTTCGCGGAGGCCGCCCGGGCGCTCGGGATGCGGTCGGTGTTCGGCGCCGAGCTGAGCCTCGACCAGCGCACGCCCGCCACCGGCGTCCCGGACCCGGACGCGACCCACCTCGTCGTCCTCGCCCGCGGACCGGCCGGGTACCACCGGCTCTCGCGCGCGATCGCGACAGCGCACCTCGCCACCGGGAAGAAGGGCGAGCGCGACTACGGGCACGCCGTGGGCCTGGACCCGCTCGAGGTGCTGGCGGAGCAGGCGGCGGGCGACTGGCTCGTGCTCACCGGCTGCCGCAAGGGCGCCGTCCGGCGTGCCCTTGACGGGGGAGCGGATGGAGCCGACGGCGCCGGGGGAGCAGGCGGAGCAGGCAGCATCGCCGGCGCGGAGCACGGCGAACGGGCCGCAGCCCGGGAGCTCGACCGGCTCGTGGCGCTGTTCGGGCGGGACAACGTCGCGGTCGAGCTCACCGACCTCGGCGCCCCAGCGGACTCCGCGCGGTGCGACACCCTCGCGGACCTCGCCGCCCGAGCGGGACTACCCGTGGTCGCGACCGGCGGCGTGCACTGCGCGCATCCGCGGGAGGGGCGGCTCGTCGACGTCCTGGCCGCGGTCCGGGCGCGGCGCTCGCTCGAGGAGATCGACGGGTGGCTGCCGCCGGCGCCGGCACACCTGCGCAGCGCGGACGAGATGCTCGCCCGGCACGCCCGGCACCCGCAGGCCGTCCGCACGGCCGCCGAGCTCGGACTGGAGTGCGCCTTCGACCTCACCCTCGTGGCCCCGCGGCTGCCGCCGCACCCGGTGCCTCCCGGGTACGACGAGGCGTCCTGGTTGCGGGAGCTCACGATGCGGTGCGCGCGCACCCGCTACGGAACCAGGGACGAGCGGCCCGACGCGTACGCGATCATCGATCGCGAGCTCGACATCATCGTGCGGCTCGGCTTCCCGGGCTACTTCCTCATCGTCCACGAGATCGTCGACTTCTGCGTGCAGCAGGGCATCCTCTGCCAGGGCCGGGGGTCGGCGGCCAACTCGGCCGTCTGCTACGCGCTCGGGATCACCGCCGTCGACGCCGTCCAGCACAAGCTCCTGTTCGAGCGGTTCCTCTCCGACGGGCGGTCCGGCCCGCCGGACATCGACGTCGACATCGAGTCGGGCCGGCGCGAGGAGGTCATCCAGTTCGTCTACACCCGGTACGGGCGCGAGCACGCCGCCCAGGTCGCGAACGTCATCTCCTACCGGCCGCGGTCGGCCGTGCGCGACGCCGCGCGCGCGTTCGGGTACGACGTCGGTCAGCAGGACGCCTGGTCGAAGGGCATCGAGCGCTGGGGCACGCTGCGCGGCCCGGATCCCGGCAACCCCGACCCGGCCGTGAAGGCGAACGCCACGAGCACCTCGAGCACTTCGAGCAGCCCCTCGCGGGCCACGGGCACGGCCGCCGGTCCGAAGATCCGCGAGAAGGGCGTCGACACCCATGACCCGGCGCCTCCTCGGCACGCCCCGGCGTCGGCCCGTGAGATGGGCGAGATCCCGAACCACGTGCTCGACGTCGCGGAGCAGATGCTTCGACTCCCGCGGCACCTCGGCATCCACTCGGGCGGCATGGTGCTGTGCCACCGGCCGGTCATCGAGGTGTGCCCGGTGGAGTGGGCGACCATGCCGGGCCGCACCGTGCTGCAGTGGGACAAGGACGACTGCGCCGACGCCGGGCTGGTGAAGTTCGACCTTCTCGGCCTGGGGATGCTCACCGCCCTCCGGCTCGCGTTCGAGCAGGTGGAGGCGACGAGCGGGGAGCGACTGGCGCTGCACTCGCTGCCGCAGGAGGACCCGAAGGTGTACGAGCTGCTGTGCGCCGCCGACACGGTCGGGGTGTTCCAGGTCGAGTCCCGCGCGCAGATCTCCACGCTGCCTCGGCTGAAGCCACGGAACTTCTACGACATCGTCGTCGAGGTCGCCCTCATCCGGCCCGGCCCGATCCAGGGCAACTCCGTGCACCCGTTCATCCGGCGTCGCAACGGGAAGGAGAAGGTGACGTACCTGCACCCGCTACTCGAGGGCGCGTTGTCGAAGACGCTCGGGATCCCGCTGTTCCAGGAGCAGCTCATGCAGATCGCGATCGACGTCGCCGGGTTCAGCGGGTCCGAGGCGGATCAGCTGCGCCGAGCGATGGGGTCGAAACGGTCGCTCGAGAAGATGGAGGCCCTGCACGAACGCCTGCTCGCCGGGATGGCCGACCGAGGCGTCCCCCGGGACGTCGGGGAGCAGATCTACGACAAGCTCAAGGCGTTCTCCGACTTCGGCTTCCCGGAGTCGCACGCGTTCTCGTTCGCCTACCTCGTCTACGCCAGCGCGTGGCTCAAGATCCACCACCCGGAGGCGTTCTTCGCCGGGCTCCTCGGCGCGCAGCCGATGGGGTTCTACTCGCCGGCCTCGCTGGTGGCGGACGCCCGGCGGCACGGCGTCGTGGTGCGTCGGGCGAGCATCGCCGACTCGGCGGTGCACGCGCTGGTCGAGCACGGTGCGGCGGACCACGGCGCGGTGGGCCTCGTGCCACGTGCGACGCAGTCGAGCGAGACCTGGCTCGTCGACGCGGGGAAGGCGGACGCGCGCGGGGCGGCCGCCGTCGACCCCGCCCTCCCTCTCGACCCGGCGGCGGACGCCGAGGACGCCGACGGCGGCCCCTCGGGGCGGAGGTTCGCCGTGCGGCTCGGGCTCGCCCCGATCCGCGGCATCGGGGAGAAGACCGCCGAGCGCATCGTGACCGAGCGCGACCGGGCGCCGTTCGCCGATGCGCAGGACCTGGCACGCCGGGTCAGGCTCACCGCGGCGCAGCTCGAGGCGCTCGCGACGGCGGGCGCGCTGCGGTGCTTCGGGACGTCACGCCGGGAGGCGCTGTGGTCGGCCGGCGCGCTCGCGGGGGAGAGCGGCCGCGTGCACCTCACGAGTCAGGGAACCGTGGTGCAGGACGTGCTGGGCGGCACCGCGTCGGGGGTAGCCGCGCCGGCGTTGCCCGGCATGGACGCGTTCGAGGTCGCGTCTGCGGACGTCTGGGCGACCGGCCTGTCACCGGATCGCTACCCGACCGAGTTCGTGCGCCCCGGTCTCGACGCCGCGGGCGTGCGGCCGGTGGCGACGCTGGGCGGGATCGAGAACGGTGCCCGGGTCGAGGTCGGCGGCGTCGTCACGCACCGGCAGCGCCCCGGGACGGCGGGCGGGGTCACGTTCCTGTCGCTCGAGGACGAGACCGGCCTGCTCAACGTCATCTGCTCGCCGGGTCTGTGGGCGCGCTACCGACAGACCGCGCTGCGCAGCCCCGCGCTCGTCGTGCGCGGAACGGTGGAGCGGGCCGACGGCGTCGTCAACCTCATGGCCGACGGCATGCGGTCGCTCGAGCTCAGGATCCCGACGCAGTCGCGCGACTTCCACTGA
- a CDS encoding YbhB/YbcL family Raf kinase inhibitor-like protein: MNFDRPLAPAPYDLLPPVPAFTLESDDIADGQPLADTFAAGGDNESPHLRWSGFPATTQSFVLSCFDPDAPTPAGYWHWTVVDLGAETTELERGAGASDLMLPGAAFHVRNDGGGHEYAGAAPPTGDRAHRYVFAVHALDVDTLDLEPEHTPTAVAFHAVFHTVGRALLTATYQR, translated from the coding sequence ATGAACTTCGACCGCCCGCTAGCCCCCGCCCCCTACGACCTCCTCCCGCCGGTCCCCGCCTTCACGCTCGAGAGCGACGACATCGCGGACGGCCAGCCGCTCGCCGACACCTTCGCAGCGGGCGGCGACAACGAGTCCCCTCACCTGCGCTGGTCGGGCTTCCCGGCCACCACGCAGAGCTTCGTCCTCAGCTGCTTCGACCCGGACGCCCCGACGCCGGCGGGCTACTGGCACTGGACGGTGGTCGACCTCGGCGCGGAGACCACGGAGCTCGAGCGCGGCGCCGGTGCGAGTGACCTCATGCTGCCCGGCGCGGCCTTCCACGTCCGCAACGACGGCGGCGGTCACGAGTACGCCGGCGCGGCACCGCCGACGGGCGACCGTGCCCACCGGTACGTCTTCGCCGTGCACGCGCTCGACGTCGACACCCTCGACCTCGAGCCGGAGCACACGCCGACGGCGGTGGCGTTCCACGCCGTCTTCCACACGGTCGGCCGCGCCCTCCTGACGGCCACCTACCAGCGGTAG
- a CDS encoding tRNA (cytidine(34)-2'-O)-methyltransferase → MTSPIAHLIFHTPRIPGNTGAAIRLAALTGATLHLVEPLGFDMSEAKLRRAGLDYHDLAHVVVHPDLDAALDAVGSGTRVYAFTGHAERSFEDVRYAVGDALLFGAEPTGLPPEVLADPRLTDRVRIPMLPGLRSLNLANAAAVAVYEVWRQHGYPGAAAPGSSPTE, encoded by the coding sequence ATGACCAGCCCGATCGCCCACCTCATCTTTCACACACCGCGCATCCCCGGGAACACGGGGGCGGCGATCCGGCTTGCGGCGCTCACGGGCGCGACCCTGCACCTGGTCGAGCCGCTCGGCTTCGACATGTCCGAGGCGAAGCTGCGCCGCGCCGGCCTCGACTACCACGACCTCGCCCACGTCGTCGTGCACCCTGACCTGGACGCCGCGCTCGACGCCGTCGGGTCCGGCACCCGCGTGTACGCGTTCACCGGGCACGCCGAGCGTTCGTTCGAGGACGTCCGGTACGCCGTCGGCGATGCCCTGCTGTTCGGCGCGGAACCGACCGGCCTACCCCCCGAGGTGCTCGCCGACCCTCGCCTCACCGACCGCGTCCGTATCCCCATGCTCCCGGGACTGCGCTCGCTCAACCTCGCCAACGCCGCAGCGGTAGCGGTGTACGAGGTGTGGCGTCAGCATGGGTACCCCGGAGCCGCAGCGCCGGGATCCAGTCCGACGGAGTGA
- a CDS encoding aminoglycoside phosphotransferase family protein: MPDAGEPAGVVVPPALDHLRDKPDGAAWLADLPRLVESARRRWSLRLGDPFRSGQAGWTAPARTADGDDVVLKIVFPHDEAQGEAAALHHWASRGAVRLLASDATDWALLLDRVHPGTTLADDVRTSDATRLHAGAVVIRDLHAQAAPPSGYPALADVTATWADQVEDRHARHAHWFDPDPMLVREGVRLLRDLVTDDVRQVLLHGDANPGNMLLDTAAGGREWRAIDPKPMIGDPAYDPWPLLEQIGKPFAAGDPAGELAQRARLVGGAAGIPAGRITAWSLARSIESVWWQVDRVPAAERAARVPDLQRQVAEARVWAGASRAAEAH, translated from the coding sequence GTGCCTGACGCTGGCGAGCCGGCTGGCGTCGTCGTCCCGCCCGCGCTCGACCACCTGCGCGACAAGCCCGACGGCGCCGCCTGGCTCGCGGACCTGCCGCGCCTCGTCGAGAGCGCGCGCCGGCGGTGGTCGCTGCGCCTCGGAGATCCGTTCCGCTCCGGCCAGGCCGGGTGGACGGCACCGGCACGGACGGCGGACGGCGACGACGTCGTGCTCAAGATCGTCTTCCCGCACGACGAGGCGCAGGGCGAGGCAGCCGCGCTGCACCACTGGGCCAGCCGTGGGGCGGTGCGGCTCCTCGCCTCGGACGCGACCGACTGGGCGCTTCTCCTGGACCGAGTCCACCCCGGGACCACCCTGGCCGACGACGTGCGAACCAGCGACGCGACGCGGCTGCACGCGGGCGCCGTCGTCATCCGGGACCTGCACGCCCAGGCCGCGCCGCCGTCGGGCTACCCCGCTCTCGCGGACGTGACGGCCACCTGGGCGGACCAGGTGGAGGACCGGCACGCTCGGCACGCGCACTGGTTCGACCCCGACCCGATGCTGGTCCGCGAGGGCGTCCGCCTGCTCCGCGACCTCGTCACCGACGACGTGCGCCAGGTGCTGCTGCACGGCGACGCGAACCCCGGGAACATGCTCCTGGACACCGCTGCCGGAGGCCGCGAGTGGCGGGCGATCGACCCGAAGCCGATGATCGGCGACCCGGCGTACGACCCGTGGCCGCTGCTCGAGCAGATCGGGAAGCCGTTCGCGGCCGGCGACCCCGCCGGAGAGCTCGCGCAGCGGGCACGGCTCGTGGGCGGCGCCGCAGGGATCCCCGCCGGGCGCATCACCGCCTGGTCGCTCGCGCGCAGCATCGAGTCGGTGTGGTGGCAGGTGGACCGTGTGCCCGCCGCCGAACGCGCCGCCCGGGTCCCCGACCTGCAACGTCAGGTCGCCGAAGCGCGCGTGTGGGCAGGTGCATCGCGAGCTGCTGAGGCACACTGA
- a CDS encoding Y-family DNA polymerase → MSALTERRRTAARTAELAPRLAVLWVPDWPVAAAVLSGAAPAHAPIAVHDSRVLTAVDARARSQGVRRGMRRRTAQGLCPDLELVAMDEGRDVRAFEPVVQAVEGVVAGVEVSRPGLVVLAAGGPSRYVGTEEALAELLVGTVADEAGTECQVGVADGLLAALLAARDGLIVPPGTSAEYLAGRPVRDLLHVATTRESHARLADLSDLLRRLGIGTLGAFARLRAGDVLARFGDVGTQGYRLARGLDARPVSVRRPEPDVTVRADLDPPAARLDTAAFAARRLAEDLQNRLLRRGAVCARLRVLARTEGGSELVRTWRIDGAATATELTDRVRWQLEGWLNGRSGQAPSAPLVRLELVAEEVTPAGTAQDGLWGRRSRGEQQAGRAALRVQGLLGSSQVLTPVLEGGRSPRDQVRLVAWGDEAVGLRPPEAPWPGRIPRPLPATVPDVPWRAELTAADGGPVTVGGRGTLVPAGVVPALLRILPEDGEDAARTSGRGQSRRMRSGSYRITGWAGPWPIGERWWQTTGARSGAYVQLLLDGAPGVLVVVRDGRWWVEGVYD, encoded by the coding sequence ATGAGCGCCCTGACGGAGCGCCGGAGGACGGCGGCGCGAACAGCTGAGCTGGCCCCCCGCCTGGCGGTGCTGTGGGTCCCGGACTGGCCCGTCGCGGCGGCGGTGCTCTCCGGCGCCGCGCCGGCACACGCGCCGATCGCTGTGCACGACTCCCGGGTCCTCACGGCCGTGGACGCCCGTGCGCGCAGCCAGGGTGTCCGTCGGGGGATGCGCCGACGGACCGCGCAGGGGCTGTGTCCCGATCTCGAGCTCGTCGCGATGGACGAGGGTCGTGACGTGCGGGCGTTCGAGCCGGTGGTCCAGGCCGTCGAGGGAGTGGTCGCTGGGGTGGAGGTCAGCCGCCCCGGGCTGGTCGTGCTCGCCGCCGGCGGTCCGAGCCGGTACGTCGGCACCGAGGAGGCACTGGCCGAGCTGCTCGTCGGCACGGTGGCCGACGAGGCCGGTACCGAGTGCCAGGTGGGCGTGGCCGACGGTCTCCTCGCCGCCCTGCTCGCAGCCCGGGACGGTCTGATCGTCCCGCCGGGCACCTCCGCCGAGTACCTGGCGGGCCGTCCGGTCCGCGATCTGCTGCACGTGGCGACCACGCGCGAGTCCCACGCCCGCCTCGCGGACCTGTCCGACCTCCTGCGCCGCCTCGGCATCGGCACGCTCGGGGCGTTCGCCCGGCTGCGTGCTGGTGATGTCCTCGCGCGCTTCGGCGACGTCGGGACCCAGGGCTATCGCCTCGCCCGCGGGCTGGACGCCCGGCCGGTGTCGGTCCGCCGGCCGGAGCCGGACGTCACCGTGCGGGCCGACCTCGACCCGCCCGCGGCCCGGTTGGACACGGCCGCGTTCGCGGCCCGCCGTCTCGCGGAGGACCTGCAGAACCGGTTGCTGCGCCGGGGTGCGGTCTGCGCCCGGCTCCGGGTCCTGGCGCGTACGGAGGGCGGTTCCGAGCTCGTCCGCACGTGGCGGATCGACGGCGCGGCGACGGCGACAGAGCTCACCGACCGGGTCCGGTGGCAGCTCGAGGGGTGGCTCAACGGGCGCAGCGGCCAGGCGCCGAGCGCCCCGCTGGTGCGGCTCGAGCTCGTGGCCGAGGAGGTGACCCCGGCCGGGACGGCGCAGGACGGCCTCTGGGGGCGGCGTAGCCGGGGGGAGCAGCAGGCGGGTCGCGCCGCGCTGCGCGTCCAGGGTCTCCTCGGCTCGTCGCAGGTGCTCACCCCGGTGCTCGAGGGCGGGCGCTCGCCGCGCGACCAGGTCCGCCTCGTCGCCTGGGGGGACGAGGCGGTGGGGCTGCGCCCGCCGGAGGCGCCGTGGCCGGGCCGGATCCCGCGACCGCTTCCCGCGACGGTGCCTGATGTGCCGTGGCGGGCCGAGCTGACGGCGGCCGACGGCGGCCCGGTCACGGTCGGCGGGCGCGGCACCCTGGTGCCGGCCGGCGTCGTCCCCGCCCTGCTCCGGATCCTTCCCGAGGACGGCGAGGACGCCGCCCGCACCTCTGGCCGGGGGCAGAGCCGGCGGATGCGGTCGGGCAGCTACCGGATCACCGGGTGGGCGGGACCGTGGCCGATCGGGGAACGCTGGTGGCAGACGACGGGCGCCCGGTCGGGGGCGTACGTGCAGCTCCTGCTCGACGGCGCCCCGGGGGTCCTCGTGGTCGTCCGGGACGGTCGGTGGTGGGTCGAGGGTGTCTACGACTGA
- a CDS encoding nuclear transport factor 2 family protein, with product MRDEHLLEVLLREEHRGWEALRRGEGGAYYRNVMTPDGVMVVPGIVLDRASTPAAIDSAAPWDSYEITEPRVVSLGRDAAQLVYRVAAVRGEDTYEALLSTTFRRSEGSWRVAAHQHTPLPT from the coding sequence ATGCGTGACGAGCACCTGCTCGAGGTCCTGCTCCGCGAGGAGCACCGTGGCTGGGAAGCACTGCGGCGCGGTGAGGGCGGGGCGTACTACCGGAACGTGATGACTCCGGACGGCGTCATGGTCGTGCCGGGGATCGTGCTGGACCGGGCGAGCACACCTGCCGCGATCGACTCCGCGGCGCCGTGGGACTCCTACGAGATCACCGAGCCGCGGGTCGTCAGCCTCGGTCGGGACGCGGCCCAGCTCGTCTACCGGGTCGCGGCCGTCCGGGGCGAGGACACGTACGAGGCGCTGCTGTCCACGACGTTCCGGCGTTCGGAGGGCTCCTGGCGCGTCGCCGCCCATCAGCACACGCCGCTCCCGACGTGA
- a CDS encoding HAD hydrolase-like protein, which translates to MTTPACVLFDLDGTLTDSAPGVTGSMAHTLGRLGYPVPPVHELWTLVGPPLESNFRRLTGQDGAELQHAIDTYREHYGTTGLLGSEPFAGIGDLLDDLRADGRALAVASSKSVEFVERILANTGLLPFFDVVAGARENGRLSDKAVVVTEALDRLATLGHDVTGAVLVGDREHDVIGARARGIGCIFVTWGYGDAAEATGADAVATSPEQLAGLLGVRPRSRA; encoded by the coding sequence GTGACGACTCCCGCCTGCGTGCTCTTCGACCTCGACGGAACCCTCACCGACTCCGCCCCGGGCGTGACAGGATCGATGGCGCACACCCTCGGGCGGCTCGGGTACCCCGTCCCGCCGGTCCATGAGCTATGGACGCTCGTCGGCCCCCCGCTCGAGTCAAACTTCCGCAGGCTCACCGGCCAGGACGGCGCCGAGCTCCAGCACGCGATCGACACCTACCGCGAGCACTACGGCACGACCGGCCTCCTCGGTTCGGAGCCGTTCGCGGGGATCGGCGACCTGCTCGACGACCTGCGCGCGGACGGGCGCGCGCTCGCCGTCGCGTCCTCGAAGTCCGTCGAGTTCGTCGAGCGGATCCTCGCGAACACGGGCCTGCTCCCCTTCTTCGACGTCGTCGCCGGCGCCCGGGAGAACGGGCGGCTCAGCGACAAGGCGGTCGTCGTGACGGAGGCGCTCGACCGGCTCGCCACGCTCGGGCACGACGTCACCGGAGCCGTCCTCGTCGGCGACCGCGAGCACGACGTCATCGGGGCACGCGCGCGCGGGATCGGCTGCATCTTCGTCACCTGGGGATACGGCGACGCGGCGGAGGCGACCGGCGCCGATGCGGTCGCGACGTCGCCGGAGCAGCTCGCCGGCCTCCTCGGGGTGCGCCCGCGGAGCCGTGCCTGA
- a CDS encoding AAA family ATPase: MIETLAVEGYRSLRDVVVPLGRLTVVTGANGTGKSSLYRAMRLLADAGSGDLIASLARSGGLDSVRWAGPEVVSRAMRAGEVPVQGTVRSGPVRLRLGVSGDSFGYAVDLGLPTHSESGRFPLDPRIKAEAVWSGSVLRPATSLVERAGAAVRIRDGRTWAQTRTIAGSDSILTELAGSDQAHEVREVRERLRGWRFYDHLRTDPEAPAREARLATRTPVLAHDGADVAAALATIEEIGREDLLADAVAAAFDGSRVEFVEDGPRLGLALRQAGMLRPLAAAELSDGTVRYLMLVAALLTPRPPELLVLNEPETSLHPDLLPSLAQLVVAAAEEAQVVLLTHAAHLVDLVGRAAAGAVDLARVELAKDLGETVVVGQGRLEAPPWQWPKR; the protein is encoded by the coding sequence GTGATCGAGACGCTGGCCGTCGAGGGGTACCGGTCCCTGCGCGACGTCGTCGTGCCGCTCGGCCGGCTCACCGTCGTCACCGGCGCCAACGGGACGGGCAAGTCGAGCCTGTATCGCGCGATGCGACTCCTCGCGGACGCCGGGAGCGGCGACCTCATCGCCTCGCTCGCCCGGTCCGGCGGGCTGGACTCCGTGCGGTGGGCGGGGCCGGAGGTCGTGTCCCGCGCGATGCGGGCCGGCGAGGTACCCGTGCAGGGCACCGTGAGATCGGGGCCGGTCCGGCTGCGGCTCGGCGTGAGCGGCGACTCCTTCGGGTACGCCGTGGACCTGGGCCTGCCGACGCACTCGGAATCGGGCCGGTTCCCGCTGGACCCGCGCATCAAGGCCGAGGCGGTGTGGTCCGGGTCGGTGCTCCGGCCGGCCACGTCGCTGGTCGAGCGCGCCGGAGCGGCGGTGCGGATCCGCGACGGCCGCACGTGGGCACAGACGCGCACCATCGCCGGGTCGGACTCGATCCTGACCGAGCTCGCAGGGTCCGACCAGGCGCACGAGGTGCGGGAGGTGCGGGAGCGCCTTCGCGGCTGGCGCTTCTACGACCACCTGCGCACCGATCCGGAGGCTCCGGCCCGCGAGGCGCGCCTCGCCACACGGACCCCGGTGCTGGCGCACGACGGTGCCGACGTCGCGGCCGCGCTCGCGACCATCGAGGAGATCGGGCGCGAGGACCTGCTCGCCGACGCCGTGGCGGCAGCGTTCGACGGCTCCCGCGTGGAGTTCGTGGAGGACGGGCCTCGGCTCGGCCTCGCCCTGCGCCAGGCCGGGATGCTCCGGCCGTTGGCCGCCGCCGAGCTCTCGGACGGCACCGTGCGCTATCTCATGCTCGTCGCCGCGCTCCTCACGCCGCGGCCACCGGAGCTGCTCGTGCTCAACGAGCCGGAGACCAGTCTGCACCCCGACCTGCTGCCCAGCCTCGCGCAGCTGGTCGTGGCCGCCGCCGAGGAGGCGCAGGTCGTCCTCCTCACGCACGCGGCCCACCTCGTCGACCTCGTCGGCAGGGCAGCCGCCGGCGCCGTCGACCTGGCCAGGGTGGAGCTCGCGAAGGACCTCGGCGAGACGGTCGTCGTCGGGCAGGGGCGCCTCGAGGCTCCTCCCTGGCAGTGGCCGAAGCGCTGA
- a CDS encoding AI-2E family transporter → MRLPRLSARREPPPPEPASVRSSSARSLHSTRSSHAHVRKLPERSARATEVGDGTPMWVRKAGGYSWRFLVVIAAIAIVVYGLLQVQIVFIAVFLALVVTSVLEPFVSWLSRWMPRAIATVVAMLSAIVFFAGLLTYVVYSVAGQWTDLAKQFNDGIGQIFDLLENSNLPITITADDINDWIETGRQWLVDHSGELAGQVFANAGGVFEAFTILALGTFVTIFFLVSGARMWRWFLNELPSRSRLTVHGAAGAGWYTFSGYARGTVIIAVIDGVLAYILLVIVGVPLAAPLAVLVFIGAFIPLIGAPAAMIIAAIVALAANGFWPAVIVTIGIAGIGQVEGHILQPLVMGKQVSLHPVVVALGVTAGTFLGGLLGAVIAIPLIAVIWTVYSKLHVKDPPLDGALPSARELATRDSTGD, encoded by the coding sequence ATGAGGTTGCCGCGCCTGTCGGCGCGACGGGAGCCCCCGCCCCCCGAGCCGGCGTCCGTCCGCTCCTCCTCCGCGCGATCCCTCCACTCGACACGCAGCTCCCACGCGCACGTGCGCAAGCTCCCCGAGCGGTCCGCCCGGGCGACGGAAGTCGGCGACGGGACGCCGATGTGGGTGCGGAAGGCTGGCGGGTACTCCTGGCGGTTCCTCGTCGTCATCGCCGCGATCGCGATCGTCGTGTACGGGCTGCTGCAGGTCCAGATCGTCTTCATCGCCGTGTTCCTCGCGCTGGTCGTGACGTCGGTGCTCGAACCGTTCGTCAGCTGGCTCTCACGCTGGATGCCGCGAGCGATTGCCACCGTCGTCGCGATGCTGTCCGCGATCGTGTTCTTCGCGGGGCTGCTGACGTACGTCGTCTACTCCGTCGCCGGGCAGTGGACGGACCTCGCGAAACAGTTCAACGACGGCATCGGGCAGATCTTCGATCTGCTCGAGAACAGCAACCTGCCGATCACCATCACCGCGGACGACATCAACGACTGGATCGAGACCGGCCGTCAGTGGCTCGTCGACCACTCCGGTGAGCTCGCCGGTCAGGTGTTCGCGAACGCCGGCGGGGTGTTCGAGGCGTTCACGATCCTGGCACTCGGCACGTTCGTCACGATCTTCTTCCTCGTCTCCGGCGCGCGGATGTGGCGCTGGTTCCTCAACGAGCTGCCGTCCCGCTCGCGCCTGACGGTGCACGGCGCGGCCGGTGCGGGCTGGTACACGTTCTCCGGGTACGCCCGCGGCACGGTCATCATCGCCGTGATCGACGGGGTGCTCGCCTACATCCTGCTGGTGATCGTCGGTGTCCCGCTCGCCGCACCGCTCGCCGTGCTCGTCTTCATCGGTGCGTTCATCCCGCTCATCGGCGCGCCAGCCGCCATGATCATTGCGGCGATCGTCGCGCTGGCCGCGAACGGCTTCTGGCCGGCCGTCATCGTGACGATCGGCATCGCGGGTATCGGGCAGGTCGAGGGCCACATCCTGCAGCCGCTGGTCATGGGCAAGCAGGTGTCGCTGCACCCGGTCGTGGTGGCGCTCGGCGTCACGGCCGGCACGTTCCTCGGTGGCCTGCTCGGCGCCGTCATCGCGATTCCGCTCATCGCCGTCATCTGGACCGTGTACTCGAAGCTGCACGTCAAGGATCCGCCGCTCGACGGCGCCCTGCCGTCCGCGCGGGAGCTCGCCACCAGGGACTCCACCGGCGACTGA